The following coding sequences lie in one Cryptococcus neoformans var. neoformans B-3501A chromosome 2, whole genome shotgun sequence genomic window:
- a CDS encoding hypothetical protein (HMMPfam hit to Peptidase_M24, metallopeptidase family M24, score: 60.6, E(): 4.2e-15) translates to MTKCAGCNDKEASRLECPTCKKLGIKGSFFCDQDCFKKNCKGTHKTIHSLVQMAAQVESGKNSSLPPSMRNYRFTGPLRPVYPLSPKRLVPAHIERPDYADHPQGMSACEAVRERTVKSLNKEEIEGMRKVCRLAREVLDLVASHIKPGVTTDELDAICHQACIDRNSYPSPLNYVKFPKSICTSVNEVICHGIPDQRPLQEGDIINLDVTLYHGGFHGDLNATYPVGKVDQESQDLMDTTKKAMDEAIALCKPGVPYREIGNKIEEIIKPKGFGIVRRYTGHGIHHLFHCLPTIVHYGGSKTPGRMEAGQVFTIEPMVNLGTSNLEHWNDDWTAVTSDGRRSAQFEETILITETGVEILTRPPTSSQNKKKKKKKNNGGADAGTATPTENGNGTSGAATPTTEVARGVENLEVEASS, encoded by the exons ATGACAAAGTGCGCCGGATGTAATGACAAGGAGGCCTCGAGGCTTGAATGTCCCACCTGTAAGAA ATTGGGGATCAAGGGATCGTTTTTCTGTGACCAGGACTGTTTCAAGAAGAACT GCAAGGGAACACACAAGACTATCCATAGCTTAGTGCAGATGGCTGCTCAGGTAGAGTCCGGGA AGAACTCATCACTTCCCCCCTCCATGCGTAACTACCGATTTACCGGGCCCCTCCGACCCGTTTACCCTTTATCACCGAAGCGTCTGGTGCCTGCACACATTGAGCGTCCCGATTATGCCGACCACC CCCAAGGAATGTCCGCATGTGAGGCTGTTAGGGAGAGGACTGTCAAGAGCTTGAataaggaggagattgagggTATGCGGAAAGTCTGCCGC CTTGCTAGGGAAGTTCTCGACCTCGTCGCCTCCCACATCAAACCCGGTGTTACCACCGATGAGCTCGATGCTATTTGCCATCAAGCCTGTATCGACCGAAACTCCTACCCCAGTCCTCTCAACTACGTCAAGTTCCCGAAGAGTATATGTACAAGTGTCAATGAGGTCATTTGCCATGGTATTCCCGATCAGAGGCCGTTGCAGGAGGGCGATATCATCAACCTTGATGTGACTTTGT ACCACGGAGGTTTCCACGGTGACCTTAACGCCACTTACCCTGTCGGCAAGGTAGACCAAGAATCTCAAGACTTGATGGACACCACCAAGAAGGCTATGGATGAGGCTATCGCCCTTTGCAAACCCGGTGTGCCTTACCGAGAAATCGGTAACAAGATTGAGGAGATTATCAAGCCCAAGGGTTTCGGTATTGTGAGAAGATATACTGGGCACGGTATTCACCACTTATTCCATTGTTTGCCCACCATTGTTCACTACGGAGGATCCAAGACACCGGGAAGGATGGAGGCTGGTCAGGTATTTACTATTGAACCTATGGTCAACCTTGGTACAAGTAATTTGGAGCACTGGAATGATGACTGGACAGCGGTTACTTCTGACGGCAGGAGGTCTGCCCAGTTTGAGGAGACGATCTT GATCACAGAGACAGGTGTTGAAATCCTTACTCGTCCGCCCACGTCTTCTCAaaacaagaaaaagaagaagaagaagaacaatgGTGGCGCTGATGCCGGCACTGCCACTCCGACAGAGAATGGCAACGGTACTTCTGGCGCCGCTACCCCCACAACAGAGGTAGCCAGGGGTGTTGAAAATTTGGAAGTTGAGGCGTCTTCATAG
- a CDS encoding hypothetical protein (HMMPfam hit to Rad17, Rad17 cell cycle checkpoint protein, score: 11.8, E(): 1.8e-09), with product MHSSLPLSNKTAGERHIKTESQAYEAIMSQSSDRSLNRTDSSGSKGSTMSSLASASAGSSKPMKKMGSLSSFQASLNFKSHGSGSNKKEQDRKLMPPPSRSVSPVKMGSFRKAPETSSSSKAVKIPSTKVKGKGKSPEVIEVLSSDEEEERQAKVTRKESEPAQSARKEEKRDTAQMWADLYAPTVEADLAPGKARIQKVKGWLHESLYGYPADVQPPPLPTRDKLRKYRRILLMTGPAGGGKTTTVRLLAEQMGVDIIEWGESVEEWSLGTGIERESSISKFSSFLSRNSYPSLNLSQSPLSSSSRSVSQSRPRLILLTALPNLTHLPTRDAFHEALLTFCQTFTHSSCPMIIIHSDAGSGGRAEESWMDRDKGGREGAVDLVGKDVKNGPCFIPVAPTFILKALNRVISLTPLPPAQRPVKATLQLIAQSSNGDLRSAINSLQLLCGGRKHGDKDKVGKKRKEREEEVASAKGRGKGRGSMGGRGAKLDVSFELRAVLDAVTRKEQSLNLFHALGKVFYNKRKRLGDPDEGKDEDQEVLSAIRQLPPDDPLPQHLSGYTRRKALVQMEDFIPSIPIDASSFALWTHQTFPSFCTDIEQVAEGMDYLCVADVMRTDDDIWHSSPQSIAYSLYLTIRGIHLALPSPVTRNHQKVLKPQFFKAFAQGRDNQLALEGVGRYLEKKGTVANNREAAAWGGLVGKRVMACEMVPMMVKIQSLSNYPLLPPSAQPLVLPPYTPLTQFCISLTQDELTAKAELGEDEGENLEATMAGDNGVGDVRGHEHLGESVWDDEGVEDDEGEEDYLVDDDIVDWD from the exons ATGCATTCTTCACTTCCACTCAGCAACAAAACAGCTGGCGAACGGCACATCAAGACCGAATCGCAAGCTTACGAGGCCATCATGAGCCAGTCAAGCGACAGGAGCCTCAACAGGACTGACAGTAGCGGCTCTAAAGGCTCAACAATGTCGTCCTTAGCATCCGCATCTGCGGGGTCTTCAAAGCCAATGAAAAAGATGGGAAGCTTGAGCTCT TTTCAAGCGTCGCTCAACTTCAAATCTCATGGCTCGGGGTCAAACAAAAAGGAGCAAGACCGTAAACTCATGCCGCCGCCTTCAAGATCTGTATCCCCAGTCAAGATGGGCTCGTTTCGCAAGGCGCCAGAGACAAGTAGCAGCTCAAAGGCAGTAAAAATCCCTAGTACCAAAGtaaagggcaagggcaaaagTCCAGAGGTTATTGAGGTGCTCAGCAgtgacgaagaggaggagcgtCAAGCAAAGGTGACAAGGAAAGAGTCGGAGCCAGCGCAATCtgcgaggaaggaagagaagagggataCAGCACAGATGTGGGCCGATCTTTATGCCCCAACGGTTGAA GCGGATCTGGCCCCAGGTAAAGCTCGAATACAGAAAGTCAAGGGGTGGCTTCACGAGTCACTTTATGGATATCCTGCTGATGTGCAaccacctcctctccctaCACGTGACAAGTTACGAAAGTATAGG CGGATACTACTCATGACGGGACCAGCTGGGGGCGGCAAGACGACTACAGTCAGATTGCTGGCAGAACAGATGGGAGTGGATATCATTGAATGGGGAGAAAGCGTTGAGGAATGGAGCCTAGGGACTGGCATAG AGCGCGAATCCTCAATATCTAaattctcttccttcctgtcTCGTAACTCTTATCCATCCTTGAACCTCTCCCAATCACCTttatcttcctcttctcgatcGGTCTCCCAGTCTAGACCTCGACTCATCCTACTGACCGCTTTACCGAATCTGACTCATCTGCCTACTCGAGATGCTTTTCATGAGGCTCTCCTGACATTTTGTCAAACTTTTACTCACTCTTCTTGTCCCATGATCATTATACACAGTGATGCAGGATCGGGGGGAAGAGCTGAAGAGAGCTGGATGGATAGAGATAAAGgcgggagagaaggagcggTGGACCTTGTTGGGAAAGATGTTAAGAACGGACCATG CTTCATACCTGTTGCACCAactttcatcctcaaagctCTCAACCGTGTGATCTCTCTcacccctcttcccccagCGCAACGCCCTGTAAAAGCCACACTTCAGCTGATCGCACAATCTTCGAATGGTGACCTCAGGTCGGCTATAAATTCTCTACAACTATTGTGTGGTGGACGGAAGCATGGAGACAAGGATAAAGTTGGGAAGAAacgaaaagaaagagaagaggaagttgCTTCTGCGAAAGGCAGAGGCAAGGGGCGCGGGAGTAtgggtgggagaggagcaAAGTTGGATGTGAGCTTCGAGCTAAGAGCTGT ACTGGATGCTGTTACACGGAAAGAGCAATCACTCAATTTATTTCACGCACTTGGTAAAGTATTCTATAATAAACGTAAGC GCCTCGGTGACCCagatgaagggaaagatgaagatcaagaagtTCTCTCAGCCATTCGCCAATTACCGCCAGACGATCCCTTACCACAGCATTTGTCTGGATACACCCGCCGAAAAGCGCTTGTTCAGATGGAG GATTTTATACCGAGTATACCTATCGAcgcatcttcttttgctcTTTGGACTCACCAAACCTTCCCCTCATTTTGTACTGACATCGAACAAGTGGCTGAGGGGATGGACTATCTCTGTGTGGCTGATGTGATGCGTACCGATGATGACATT TGGCATTCTTCGCCGCAATCAATCGCGTACTCCCTCTACTTGACCATCCGTGGTATAcaccttgcccttccttcacctGTTACTCGTAATCATCAAAAAGTATTAAAACCTCAATTCTTCAAAGCCTTCGCCCAAGGTCGAGATAACCAGCTTGCTTTGGAAGGGGTGGGACGAtacttggagaagaaaggcaCAGTAGCCAACAATCGTGAGGCAGCTGCCTGGGGCGGGCTGGTAGGCAAGAGAGTGATGGCGTGTGAGATGGTGCCAATGATGGTTAAAATACAGTCTCTCTCCAATT accccctcctccctccctctgCTCAGCCTTTAGTACTTCCGCCATATACCCCTCTAACTCAGTTTTGCATCTCATTAACTCAAGATGAACTCACAGCGAAGGCAGAGCTaggcgaggatgaaggagagaatCTAGAGGCTACGATGGCGGGCGATAACGGGGTGGGAGATGTGAGAGGTCATGAGCACCTTGGAGAGAGTGTTTGGGACGATGAGGGCgtggaagacgacgaaggggaagaggattatTTGGTGGACGATGATATTGTCGACTGGGACTAG
- a CDS encoding hypothetical protein (Match to EST gb|CF191941.1|CF191941; HMMPfam hit to Adaptin_N, Adaptin N terminal region, score: 514.0, E(): 1.4e-151), whose product MADAKFFTRTKIQELKDELRGSNDKRDKGFLRKKTALKKIVANMTMGNDVSPLFPDMIQCMAIQVLEIKKMVYLYLVNYGRLRPEELKGAIPSFLTDCADRNPLIRGLAIRTMSSIPLPIIVQALVDPLRHALQDQDPYVRKTAAIAVAKLYASEAGRRVIEREGFVGMLRDLLADHNPTVVANCVAALVEISERGDDIVLKLNVNVAGKLIAALGECSEWGQIYILDSLLSFVPQSHMEAEQLAERISVRLQHANSAVVLTTIKVILYLMNYMEDEGLIMALERKMGPPLVTLLSSGSEVQYVGLRNILLIIQRRPAILQNDVKVFFCKYNDPIYVKLAKLEIMYRLTREENVSEVLAELKEYASEVDVDFVRKAVRSIGRLAIKIAPAADECINTLLGLMHTKISYVVQEAIVVIKDIFRRYPNQYESIIGTLCENLDVLDEPEAKAAMIWIVGQYADRINNSEELLEDFAFTFKEEPAEVQLALLTAVVKLFIRRPTVAQELLPKVLKLATEEAENPDLRDRGFMYWRLLTADPAAARDIVLAEKPPISTETDRMDKGMLDQLLLHTGTLGSIYHKNPHTFIRTAKPKYLPESPALNASSKRHLITSYGLPSLSRSIAPSLSTRPTSYVSQTSPTSALANAVPGAGAMQPTQHRAENDDPYGQLGDLEFGHGGAGGYQTDIPRPRGAEEDLLF is encoded by the exons ATGGCCGACGCCAAGTTCTTCA CCCGGACGAAGATCCAAGAGCTGAAAGATGAGCTTCGTGGCTCAAATGACAAGCGCGACAAGGGGTTTTTGAGAAAGAAAACggccttgaagaagattgttgCGAATATGACGATGGGCAACGACG TGTCCCCGTTATTCCCTGATATGATTCAATGCATGGCTATTCAAGTGCTCGAGATCAAGAAAA TGGTCTATCTTTACTTGGTGAACTATGGTCGTTTAAGACCAGAGGAGCTCAAAGGCGCTATTCCCAGTTTTCTCACT GATTGTGCTGACCGTAATCCCCTTATCCGAGGCCTTGCCATTCGTACCATGTCTTCTATACCTCTGCCCATTATCGTCCAAGCGCTTGTTGATCCTTTAAGACATGCTTTGCAGGACCAGGATCCTTATGTTCGTAAAACTGCTGCTATTGC AGTGGCGAAGCTTTATGCATCAGAAGCTGGAAGACGAGTAatagagagagaaggattcGTAGGCATGCTCAG AGACTTGCTTGCTGATCACAACCCCACCGTCGTGGCCAACTGCGTCGCTGCACTTGTTGAGATTTCTGAGAGGGGTGACGACATTGTCCTCAAATTGAATGTCAACGTGGCCGGAAAGCTCATTGCCGCGCTCGGCGAATGTTCCGA ATGGGGTCAAATTTACATCCTCGATTCGCTGCTCTCATTTGTTCCTCAATCACATATGGAAGCTGAACAGCTCGCCGAGAGAATATCGGTCAGGCTTCAGCACGCCAACAGTGCCGTCGTGTTAACTACGATCAAAGTTATTTTGTACCTGATGAACTatatggaggatgaaggacTGATTATGGCTTTGGAGAGAAAAATGGGTCCGCCTTTAG TAACTCTTTTATCATCGGGTTCGGAAGTGCAATACGTCGGTCTCCGAaatatcctcctcatcatccaacgCCGACCCGCTATTCTCCAAAACGATGTCAAAGTTTTCTTCTGCAAATACAATGACCCCATTTACGTCAAGCTTGCCAAACTCGAAATCATGTATCGCCTCACCCGAGAAGAGAACGTCTCAGAAGTGCTTGCCGAGCTGAAGGAGTACGCCTCCGAGGTGGATGTCGACTTTGTGCGAAAGGCGGTGAGGTCGATTGGCAGACTGGCAATCAAGATTGCTCCCGCTGCGGACGAATGTATCAACACGCTCCTGGGATTGATGCACACCAAGATCAGTTATGTCGTACAGGAAGCGATTGTCGTCATCAAGGATATCTTCCGGCGGTACCCCAACCAATACGAGAGTATCATCGGGACGTTGTGTGAGAACTTGGATGTGTTGGATGAGCCCGAGGCAAAGGCAGCAATGATATGGATCGTGGGTCAATACGCGGACAGGATCAACAATAGCGAAGAGTTGTTGGAAGATTTTGCATTTACCTTCAAGGAGGAGCCCGCGGAAGTGCAGCTGGCCTTGCTTACCGCTGTTGtcaagctcttcattcGACGACCTACCGTTGCGCAAGAGCTCTTGCCAAAGGTGCTCAAATTGGCCAcggaagaggcagagaaTCCTGATTTACGAGATCGA GGCTTCATGTACTGGCGACTGCTTACTGCCGACCCGGCAGCAGCTAGGGACATCGTCCTTGCTGAGAAGCCCCCCATTTCCACCGAGACCGATCGGATGGACAAGGGTATGCTTGACCAGTTGCTTTTGCATACCGGTACTCTTGGTAGTATCTACCACAAGAACCCCCAT ACATTCATCCGCACAGCCAAGCCTAAATACCTTCCTGAATCTCCAGCTCTCAACGCGTCCTCCAAACGACACCTCATCACATCCTATGGCCTCCCGTCCCTCTCCCGTTCCATCGCCCCTTCTTTATCCACCCGACCTACCTCTTATGTGTCCCAGACATCTCCCACGTCCGCGCTGGCCAATGCAGTCCCAGGAGCAGGCGCGATGCAGCCTACTCAACACAGGGCGGAGAACGATGACCCATATGGTCAGCTTGGTGACCTCGAATTTGGACATGGAGGTGCTGGTGGCTACCAGACGGACATTCCGAGACCAAGAGGtgcggaagaggatttgTTATTCTAG
- a CDS encoding hypothetical protein (HMMPfam hit to CN_hydrolase, Carbon-nitrogen hydrolase, score: 149.5, E(): 7.5e-42) gives MLLSLRSSLSRNIIGQSRHLPTISYSVTSSRIRNMSSQAATSSATVAVCQLRSTSDPVHNLKISEKVIRNAVAAGAKACFLPEASDFINPSKTESRKFSRPLPKHEYTTGLQRLAKELGIVISVGVHEGPEDENEERVYNTHVLIGKDGGILASYRKIHLFDVELSKPPAPDGTPRPPQRTGESERILAGQAVTPPVEVEGIGNIGLEICYDIRFPELSIILTRLGAEVLLFPSAFTVKTGRDHWGTLCRATAIQYQSYLIASAQYGAHNSKRTSWGETLAFDPWGRQLGRLRSVDDTPPPKEGEEGDKGVEKLYEDSGEFFLCEIDGTKVKETRGQIPLAIQKRSDIYGVVGEGA, from the exons atgcttctctcccttcgctcctctctttccagaAACATAATCGGCCAAAGCCGTCATCTTCCTACCATCTCATACTCTGTAACATCATCGCGCATCCGCAACATGAGTTCTCAAGCAGCAACATCATCAGCAACCGTAGCAGTCTGCCAGCTTCGTTCTACGAGTGATCCTGTACACAATCTTAAGATCTCAGAAAAGGTGATTAGGAACGCCGTCGCCGCAGGTGCTAAAGCTTGCTTCTTGCCTGAAGCATCGGATTTTATCAACCCGTCCAAGACCGAGTCGCGCAAGTTTTCGCGCCCACTACCAAAGCACGAATACACCACTGGGCTGCAAAGGTTGGCTAAAGAACTAGGCATAGTCATTTCTGTGGGAGTACATGAAGGACCAGAAGACGAGAACGAAGAACGAGTGTATAATACTCATGTGTTGATTGGGAAAGATGGTGGTATTCTTGCTAGCTACAGAAAA ATCCACTTGTTTGACGTTGAGTTATCAAAACCTCCTGCGCCTGACGGCACCCCGCGCCCACCCCAGCGCACGGGCGAGTCCGAACGTATTCTTGCTGGACAAGCTGTCACGCCTCCCGTAGAGGTAGAGGGTATTGGAAATATTGGATTAGAAATCTGCTACGATATCAGATTCCCGGAGTTATCCATCATCTTGACCAGGTTGGGAGCAGAAGTGCTCTTGTTCCCTTCAGCATTTACTGTCAAAACGGGACGTGATCATTGGGGAACCCTCTGT CGTGCGACAGCTATTCAGTACCAATCATATCTCATCGCCTCTGCTCAATATGGAGCTCACAACTCTAAGCGTACATCATGGGGTGAAACTCTTGCTTTCGACCCGTGGGGTCGTCAGCTCGGTCGTCTCCGTAGTGTGGACGATACGCCCCCTCCCAAAGAgggcgaagaaggtgaCAAGGGTGTGGAGAAACTGTATGAGGACAGTGGGgaattcttcctctgcgaGATAGACGGTACTAAAGTAAAGGAGACGAGGGGGCAAATTCCCTTGGCGATCCAAAAGAGATCAGATATTTATGGGGTTGTGGGCGAGGGCGCTTAG
- a CDS encoding hypothetical protein (Match to EST gb|CF186799.1|CF186799; HMMPfam hit to BolA, BolA-like protein, score: 50.6, E(): 4.2e-12) — protein sequence MFRTLLAARPLRSIAPAPSTFVRTQSFAALRLYSTPPAASPPLDNGEEAIYKKLKERFPGSRLEVQDVSGGCGSFYAILISSPAFKGLTTVKQHKLVNECLKEDIKGIHGLQLKTIPE from the exons ATGTTCAGAACACTTCTCGCCGCTCGACCCCTCAGGTCAATCGCCCCTGCCCCTTCCACGTTCGTTCGAACTCAGTCCTTTGCTGCTTTGCGATTATATTCCACCCCTCCAGCTGCTTCTCCGCCTTTGGATAACGGAGAGGAGGCAATCTATAaaaagttgaaggagaggttTCCTGGGTCAAGGTTAGAAGTTCAGGACGTTTCTG GCGGCTGCGGTTCATTCTACGCGattctcatctcttctcctgccTTTAAAGGTCTCACAACTGTCAAGCAACACAAGTTGGTAAACGAGTGTTTAAAGGAGGATATCAAGGGGATTCACGGTCTTCAA TTGAAGACTATCCCCGAATAA
- a CDS encoding hypothetical protein (Match to ESTs gb|CF192933.1|CF192933, gb|CF192932.1|CF192932, gb|CF187848.1|CF187848; HMMPfam hit to Porin_3, Eukaryotic porin, score: 158.3, E(): 1.6e-44), whose translation MSIPTEKPAGPSAFTPYLDAVANVFHPVSGPVLNTYAKFHGWKENMGLVQPGTVENLTRDAQQVQLANWMFDGARADVAKVISGNPAFQLTHSFSLGSTTRPAAYNFGVIFANAKTFLQGGLDGSGSLTMRANQTWSARDLSKIQAQVTDKPGHTMVQFEHDHIGDHYTFSWKSINPNLLDFTGIHMASLLHSVSPRLSLGFETVIQYPEPAILQTATSYVAKLTSLPNPVAALTPTAPGLPSPFVPSWIATGHLQPDGNVQATYYQKLSDKVDVALDFQTILRPQSMLGPAKREALTTLAAKYDFRMATFRGQIDSAGKVGMYLEQRFTPAFAFLVAGEIDHAKNASKFGVGIMIESSTMTQEEMIAAGMLTPV comes from the exons ATGTCCATCCCCACAGAGAAGCCTGCTGGGCCGAGCGCATTCACACCGTACCTCGATGCTGTCGCCAACGTCTTCCACCCCGTTTCCGGCCCTGTCTTGAACACTTATGCCAAATTCCACGGCTGGAAGGAGAATATGGGTTTGGTCCAGCCCGGTACCGTGGAAAACTTGACCAGGGATGCGCAGC AGGTGCAACTCGCCAACTGGATGTTTGACGGTGCCAGAGCAGATGTGGCTAAGGTCATTTCTGGTAATCCCGCCTTCCAGTTGACacattccttctctctcggATCCACCACCCGGCCCGCTGCTTACAACTTTGGTGTCATCTTTGCTAATGCCAAG ACCTTCTTACAAGGTGGTCTTGACGGTAGCGGCTCTTTGACCATGCGTGCCAACCAAACTTGGTCCGCCCGAGACCTCTCTAAGATCCAGGCTCAGGTTACCGACAAACCCGGCCACACCATGGTTCAGTTCGAACATGACCACATTGGAGACCACTACACCTTCTCCTGGAAATCCATCAACCCCAACCTCCTTGACTTTACCGGTATCCACATGgcttccctccttcactCCGTCTCTCCCCGACTTTCTCTTGGTTTCGAGACTGTGATCCAATATCCCGAACCCGCCATCCTCCAGACCGCAACCTCTTACGTCGCCAAGCTGACCTCCCTGCCCAACCCCGTTGCAGCCCTTACCCCTACCGCCCCTggccttccttcccccttCGTCCCCAGCTGGATAGCTACCGGCCATCTCCAACCTGATGGCAACGTCCAAGCTACTTACTACCAGAAGCTTTCCGACAAGGTTGACGTTGCCCTTGACTTCCAGACCATCCTCCGACCGCAGTCCATGTTGGGCCCTGCCAAGAGGGAGGCTCTGACAACTTTGGCTGCCAAGTACGACTTCAGAATGGCTACTTTCAGGGGACAGATTGACAGCGCGGGCAAAGTTGGCATGTACCTCGAACAGAGGTTCACTCCTGCTTTCGCCTTCCTTGTTGCCGGAGAGATTGACCACGCCAAA AACGCCTCCAAGTTTGGTGTTGGCATTATGATTGAGTCCTCTACGATGACCcaggaggagatgattgcCGCCGGCATGTTGACCCCTGTGTAA